The DNA window ACATTCGCTTTAGCCGCCCCACCATAATGCAGAATTGCTTCGCGCGCGCGCGCCATATGCGGCGCATCGGGTGAATCACCCGCCAGCTTCAACGCATAATACGATTTAATCGTACAGCTGATATCAAACGCACCACCATAGTATAGTGGCCAGCCGCCATGCGTCATATCTTGTTTGTCACGGATAAAGCGGGCAATTTTGTTTTCCAGAATGACGTCGATTTCGTCCATGAAATGCATCATCAAAATATATTCGGCCGGGATGGTGCAGTCCGCCTCGAGCGGAAAACACCAATGTCCGTCCGCATTCTGTAATGCCAGCATGGCCGCATGCGCTTGGGCAAATTTTGTTTCCAGCTCGGCGGCGTCGATTCCATCCTGATGCAGGGTTGAGGCAGTATGCAATTCAGGTGTTTCGCCGCTCACAGTAAAATCATCCCGTTGCTGCGATACATCCGCTATTCTTTGAAATCCGTCCATATATTCCTAAGCACTCATTACGTTACAAATTCCCAATGGATAAAGCATCCGCCACCTTCAACTTCATTTTGTTTCTACATACAAAAGCCTTTCTGTCAATAGCCGATAGGAATGAACCTGACGTGATGATCGGTGCGCATCATTTTTTCTTTTTCCCGTCTTGATCAAAAGGATTGTCCTGAAAAGGCTCGTAATAAAGATCCAACGGCAGTTTACCATCGTGCACGAGAAATTCACGTTGCTGCATGGAAGCTTCGCGCACGAATAAATAAGGATCTATCGCTGCTTCATCACGTATTTTCATCGGCCCCATCAAACGAGCACGTTTATCAATAGCACCCAGGATGGTCAGGGGCGCCGCAAAATAGGAACCTACCACAATACCTGTATAAAACAACACATTAGTAAAAATACCCACGGGAATATTGGTTACGTCACGCTCACTACTCGGACCGATAAAGGGGATGAACAAATAAGACCCGGGATTCACACCCCAAACACCCAGCGTTTGGCCAAAATCTTCATCATTCTTCTGCAACCCCATATGTGATGCCATATCAAAAAGCCCGAGCATTCCCACCGTTGAGTTCACAAAAAAACGCAACGTATCGGAAGCACCTTGCTTCACTTTGCCCTGCAGAAAAGAATTCAGCATGACATTGGGATAGGATAAGTTATCATAGAAATTGCCGATCGACCGCTGCGCGGCATTAGGAACATAGTCAATGTAGGCGTTGACAATGGGCACAAACACCGTCCGATCCACCTTGTCGGTAAAATCATAAGAAGCGCGATTAATCTTTTCGTGCGGATCAACCGGATCCACTTCCGGATCACCATTTTTCGGTACTGATGCACAGCCTTGTACAGCAATGGTACAGATAAACAACAAAATAACAATCAGATAACTATGATTTATTAGCGGATTCGTATTTCTCAAAATACCATTTTTCTCGTTCATTTAGGTGTAAAACAATCGACCTGCAAATTTCATAGCAAGAAAACCATTGAT is part of the Gammaproteobacteria bacterium genome and encodes:
- a CDS encoding VacJ family lipoprotein; the encoded protein is MNEKNGILRNTNPLINHSYLIVILLFICTIAVQGCASVPKNGDPEVDPVDPHEKINRASYDFTDKVDRTVFVPIVNAYIDYVPNAAQRSIGNFYDNLSYPNVMLNSFLQGKVKQGASDTLRFFVNSTVGMLGLFDMASHMGLQKNDEDFGQTLGVWGVNPGSYLFIPFIGPSSERDVTNIPVGIFTNVLFYTGIVVGSYFAAPLTILGAIDKRARLMGPMKIRDEAAIDPYLFVREASMQQREFLVHDGKLPLDLYYEPFQDNPFDQDGKKKK